A single region of the Mercenaria mercenaria strain notata chromosome 6, MADL_Memer_1, whole genome shotgun sequence genome encodes:
- the LOC123550357 gene encoding aquaporin-5-like encodes MKDNGCQETFLEKETMSIKSKLKSLKEELKTFSFWKTVRCEFLISLIYVFIGCGSWTDMQQTQDSYLKVAFTFGLAQATLMQCVGHISGAQMNPAITISMLATGKMGVARSLCYIIAQCVGAIAGAGILYGSTPGKYHGSLGVVSIQPDVLPGQAFAVEFMVTFVLAFTYFANLEPNRVDMGSRSLSVGLSVVLGHLFALDYTGCGMNPARLFGPAVITNQWKDHWVFWVGPIIGGIFGGFTYEYTQCSSEDIQRFRSSFRRKKIQFVVETDQRCDSPVTTEFSFTPRTSSNEDLKL; translated from the exons ATGAAAGACAACGGATGCCAAGAAACTTTCTTGGAGAAGGAGACAATGTCTATTAAATCAAAGCTAAAGTCTTTAAAGGAAGAGTTAAAGACGTTTTCGTTTTGGAAAACTGTCAGATGCGAATTTCTTATTTCTCTAATCTACGTTTTCATTGGTTGTGGCTCATGGACAGACATGCAACAAACACAAGATTCATATCTAAAAGTTGCATTTACCTTTGGTCTTGCGCAAGCGACTCTTATGCAATGTGTTGGGCATATAAGTGGTGCTCAAATGAATCCTGCAATAACAATATCTATGCTAGCAACCGGTAAAATGGGTGTAGCAAGATCACTGTGTTATATAATTGCGCAATGTGTCGGAGCTATTGCAGGGGCTGGGATTTTATATGGTTCGACACCTGGTAAATACCATGGCTCCCTTGGTGTTGTTTCAATTCAGCCGGATGTACTCCCTGGACAAGCCTTTGCAGTGGAATTTATGGTGACATTTGTGTTAGCGTTTACGTACTTTGCAAACCTAGAGCCAAACCGAGTGGATATGGGGTCAAGGTCTCTTTCTGTTGGACTCTCTGTTGTTCTCGGACATCTTTTTGCA cTTGACTATACCGGTTGTGGCATGAACCCGGCGAGATTGTTTGGTCCTGCAGTCATTACCAATCAATGGAAAGACCATTGG GTGTTTTGGGTAGGGCCTATTATTGGAGGAATATTTGGTGGTTTCACATACGAATATACACAGTGTTCGTCAGAAGATATACAACGCTTTAGAAGTTCCTTTCGGCGGAAAAAGATTCAATTCGTCGTTGAGACAGATCAACGATGTGACAGTCCGGTTACAACAGAGTTCTCGTTTACTCCGAGAACCTCATCAAATGAAGATCTCAAATTATGA